In one Sphingomonas sp. AP4-R1 genomic region, the following are encoded:
- a CDS encoding DUF4919 domain-containing protein gives MHKAVVVALLISTASGAQPVPTSKHIQKIMAKGDGLTPATAFKVSSVKEEYQIAAALGLKVQSQSLVVQKKPFDMLQATNEAGDAREVWFDISSFYPEF, from the coding sequence ATGCATAAAGCCGTTGTCGTCGCGCTTTTGATTTCAACGGCGAGCGGTGCGCAGCCGGTTCCAACTTCGAAACACATCCAGAAGATCATGGCTAAGGGTGATGGATTGACACCTGCTACAGCCTTCAAGGTTTCCAGCGTCAAAGAGGAATACCAGATAGCCGCCGCCTTAGGACTGAAAGTTCAGTCTCAATCATTGGTCGTTCAAAAGAAGCCTTTTGATATGCTCCAGGCGACCAATGAGGCCGGTGACGCTCGTGAAGTTTGGTTCGACATTAGCAGCTTCTATCCAGAATTCTGA
- a CDS encoding DUF445 domain-containing protein: protein MMSPARATATPSPLRRMRAVATGLLLAMALLFVVSTLLVPRHPAWAFVRAFAEAAMVGGLADWFAVTALFRHPLGLPIPHTAIIPRNKDRIGDSLAAFLRSNFLTPSVVARRMQRLDIAAGVGRLLARPPSGKMRGGKLVVTLLEGLADERLGGMVKGIAVQRLKDMKLAPLAGQLLAAAMAEGRHRPLIDGAIDWIGRTLDANEPLFRKMIHERAGSILRWTGLDETLSTKILEGLFKLLADVADDPDHPLRAKAEEALQHLAERLQHEPEMQERVDRFRDAMVANPAVGHWLDGMWQNARGAILRAVRDPQQAMAGRFGEMLRQTGETLQNDERLRIAVNRFARRATVGIVAAYGDGIVALVSDTIRGWDASTVTARLETAVGRDLQYIRVNGTLVGGLVGLVIYAVSLAIG from the coding sequence ATGATGTCGCCCGCCCGAGCAACCGCCACCCCGTCCCCGCTCCGCCGGATGCGCGCGGTCGCGACCGGGCTGCTGCTGGCGATGGCGCTGTTGTTCGTCGTCTCCACCCTGCTCGTCCCGCGTCATCCCGCCTGGGCGTTCGTGCGCGCCTTCGCCGAGGCGGCGATGGTCGGCGGGCTGGCCGACTGGTTCGCGGTGACGGCTCTGTTCCGTCACCCGCTCGGCCTGCCGATACCCCACACCGCGATCATCCCGCGCAACAAGGATCGGATCGGCGACAGCCTCGCCGCCTTCCTGCGCTCCAATTTCCTCACGCCCAGCGTCGTCGCGCGGCGGATGCAGCGGCTGGACATCGCCGCCGGCGTCGGCCGCCTGCTCGCCCGCCCGCCCTCGGGCAAGATGCGCGGCGGCAAATTGGTGGTCACGTTGCTGGAGGGCTTGGCCGACGAGCGGCTGGGCGGGATGGTGAAGGGTATTGCCGTCCAGCGGCTGAAGGACATGAAACTCGCCCCGCTCGCCGGGCAATTGCTGGCGGCGGCGATGGCCGAAGGGCGCCACCGTCCGCTGATCGACGGCGCGATCGACTGGATCGGCCGCACGCTGGATGCGAACGAGCCTCTGTTCCGCAAGATGATCCACGAGCGCGCGGGATCGATCCTGCGCTGGACCGGGCTCGACGAGACGCTCTCGACCAAGATCCTCGAAGGCCTGTTCAAGCTGCTCGCGGACGTGGCCGACGATCCCGATCACCCGCTGCGTGCGAAGGCGGAGGAGGCGCTCCAGCACCTCGCCGAGCGGCTCCAGCATGAGCCCGAAATGCAGGAGCGCGTCGACCGCTTCCGCGACGCGATGGTCGCCAATCCGGCGGTCGGGCATTGGCTGGACGGGATGTGGCAGAATGCGCGGGGCGCCATCCTGCGCGCCGTCCGCGATCCGCAGCAGGCGATGGCGGGCCGCTTCGGCGAGATGCTGCGCCAGACGGGCGAGACGCTCCAGAATGACGAGCGCCTGCGGATCGCCGTCAACCGCTTCGCCCGCCGCGCCACCGTGGGCATCGTCGCGGCCTATGGCGACGGGATCGTGGCTCTGGTGTCGGACACGATCCGGGGCTGGGACGCCAGCACCGTCACCGCGCGGCTGGAGACGGCGGTGGGCCGGGATCTGCAGTATATCCGGGTGAACGGGACGTTGGTGGGCGGGCTGGTCGGCCTCGTGATCTATGCGGTGTCGCTGGCGATCGGGTGA